A region of the Pseudomonas sp. A34-9 genome:
GATACGCAGCTGTATCGAATGTTGCAGGCATCAGCCGAGACCAATCAACTCAGTCTCGAAGAGGAGTGCTGCCGGCGGTTGGCGGGCGGCGAGCGCCGCTCACACTATCTACAGGCCTTGTTGGCCGAACTGCGCGCCGAGGATGAACAGCGGCGCGCCAATTCGCGATGATTACTTCTTCTTCGCCGGGCCGGCTTTCGGGCAATCCGATTCCTGGTAACTGGCGGAGCCGATCGCTTTGTTGGTTTTCACTTCCGTGAAGTCGTAACGCATGATCGCGCCCTTGGCCATCAGCTTGCGAAACGACGGGTTGTTGCACACTGAAGCGCCCAACTGGAAATACACGGCTTTAGGGTCAGCGCGCATCTTGTCGGCGTGGCTCTTTTGCACGCTCAGGTGGTTGATCAACTGCGTGCCTTCAACGGTGTAGCCCTGATCAAGAATGTCTTCATTGATGGCGCGTGGCGTGCCGACGCTGCTTTGGGCGGCGACGTTGCGCAGCTCTCGGTTCAGATTCTGCTCACTCAGGGAGGCAGCCTGAGCGGTGAAGGACGACGCCAGCAGAATGGCAGCGGTGGGAACGATAAGGCGCAGCATGAAACTCTCCTGGTTCAGTGACTGGTGGTTCGACCAGCCACGTGACTGTGCGTTCAGTGGCGGCGAATTATAGGGGAGCCGGTCGGGAGGGTACAGGCTTGTGCCCGTCGCTCTGGTAAACTGCCGGCCTTTATTGCCCTGCCGAGTGTTGTTCGTGTCGAGTTTCCCTGTCTGCCGGCGCTGCCCGCGATGAATCATGCCCCCAACGCCGTCGCCCGTTTGCGTGATCAACGCGAAGATGAAGGCATCAAGCCGATTCAGGCCCGTGGCTTTCGCTCCGAACGTTGCCGCGACTGCCGGGTGATCATCAGCCATTGCCTGTGCGCCTGGCGGCCGAGTGTCGACACCCGTTCGGGCGTGTGCCTGATCATGACCGGCAAGGAAGTGTTCAAACCGAGCAATACCGGATGGCTGATCGCCGATGTGGTGCGCGATAACCATGCGTTCATCTGGTCACGCACCGAGCCCGATCCGCAGATGCTCGAACTGCTCAACGACCCGCAATGGCAGCCGTATCTGGTGTTTCCCGGCGAATACGTTGAACGGTCGCGTGTAACCAACACCGTTGCGATCGATAGCAGCAAGCGCCCGCTGTTCATTCTGCTCGACGCCACCTGGACCGAGGCGCGGAAAATCTTCCGCAAGAGTCCGTATTTCGATCGTTTGCCGATATTGAGCCTGTTGCCCGATAAACTCTCGCGCTACCGCTTGCGCCGCTCGACCCGCAGTGAGCACTTGTGCACCGCCGAAGTCGCGGCACTGTGCCTGGAACTGGCCGGTGACAGTGACGCCGCCTCTGCGCTGGACGCCTATTTCGATGTGTTCAGCCAGCATTACCTTGGCGCCAAGCAGCAGTTGGACATGAATGAATCGACGCCGGCCCACGCTGAGTTGTTGCCCTATATACGAAAGCCGCAGCCGGAGTTGGCCCAATAGTGGCCCATACTATACACACCGGCGGCCGTGCTGCTTGACCACCCCGTCTTCGCTGGGCATGCTTGGCGCCGATTGGGGGG
Encoded here:
- a CDS encoding PA3611 family quorum-sensing-regulated virulence factor — encoded protein: MLRLIVPTAAILLASSFTAQAASLSEQNLNRELRNVAAQSSVGTPRAINEDILDQGYTVEGTQLINHLSVQKSHADKMRADPKAVYFQLGASVCNNPSFRKLMAKGAIMRYDFTEVKTNKAIGSASYQESDCPKAGPAKKK
- a CDS encoding tRNA-uridine aminocarboxypropyltransferase, encoding MNHAPNAVARLRDQREDEGIKPIQARGFRSERCRDCRVIISHCLCAWRPSVDTRSGVCLIMTGKEVFKPSNTGWLIADVVRDNHAFIWSRTEPDPQMLELLNDPQWQPYLVFPGEYVERSRVTNTVAIDSSKRPLFILLDATWTEARKIFRKSPYFDRLPILSLLPDKLSRYRLRRSTRSEHLCTAEVAALCLELAGDSDAASALDAYFDVFSQHYLGAKQQLDMNESTPAHAELLPYIRKPQPELAQ